One genomic region from Sphingobacterium multivorum encodes:
- a CDS encoding TIGR02757 family protein, with translation MAVDFDLKDFLDKKVDEYNQPGFIPNDPISIPHQFSRKQDIEIMGFLASIMAWGQRKTIINKCNELVARMDGSPYDYIINHQEQDLKTLLGFKHRTFNDTDILYFVSFFKHHYAHFESLEDAFLVGQENREEVDLEMALNAFKTYFFSLPDYPVRTRKHISSPAQKSTVKRINMFLRWMVRKDTKGVDFGIWHRLSPKDLICPCDVHVERVARKFGLITLDKVNWKTAQELTANLRLLDPLDPVKYDFALFGLGVEGEM, from the coding sequence ATGGCAGTTGATTTTGATCTGAAAGATTTCTTGGATAAGAAAGTTGATGAATATAATCAACCTGGTTTTATTCCAAATGATCCCATATCGATTCCCCATCAATTTTCCCGGAAGCAGGATATTGAGATCATGGGATTTTTGGCTTCCATCATGGCTTGGGGACAAAGAAAGACGATTATCAATAAATGTAATGAACTGGTGGCTCGTATGGATGGTTCGCCATACGATTATATCATTAATCACCAGGAACAGGATTTAAAGACCTTGCTGGGATTTAAGCACCGTACCTTCAATGATACCGACATTCTTTATTTTGTTTCTTTTTTTAAGCATCACTATGCGCATTTCGAATCTTTGGAGGATGCTTTTCTCGTAGGACAGGAGAACAGGGAAGAGGTCGACCTAGAAATGGCATTGAATGCTTTTAAAACCTATTTCTTTTCCTTGCCTGATTATCCTGTTCGCACGCGGAAGCACATTAGTAGTCCAGCACAGAAGTCGACCGTTAAGCGGATCAATATGTTTTTACGCTGGATGGTCAGAAAAGATACAAAAGGTGTAGATTTTGGTATTTGGCACCGCCTGTCCCCAAAAGATCTCATCTGTCCATGCGACGTCCATGTCGAGCGTGTTGCCCGCAAATTTGGTCTAATTACGCTGGATAAAGTGAATTGGAAAACAGCCCAGGAATTAACAGCCAATCTGCGCTTACTGGATCCGCTGGACCCGGTCAAATATGATTTTGCGTTATTTGGATTAGGCGTTGAAGGGGAAATGTAA
- a CDS encoding TlpA family protein disulfide reductase, with protein sequence MNKKIILGVTAVLTAGILSSCNNNKPKTDQTANTTQEASAESHDHAGHDHADHDPSQAAPKQSSDPAAILPNFTFYQLRSGIRVTQENVAKDKNTVFILFDPGCSHCQHEATELEKNIDRIKDVNIYYISMNDPALVLGFFDTFAPKLSKASNVEVLIDKDQTFIQTIHVPSQFPANYVYGADGKLKAHWEGEKNINEAISQFHK encoded by the coding sequence ATGAACAAAAAGATAATCTTAGGAGTGACAGCGGTATTGACTGCCGGGATTCTTTCCTCATGTAACAACAACAAACCGAAAACAGATCAAACGGCAAATACGACGCAGGAAGCCAGTGCTGAAAGCCATGACCATGCAGGCCATGATCATGCAGACCACGACCCTAGTCAAGCTGCGCCAAAGCAATCTTCCGACCCTGCAGCCATTCTTCCTAATTTCACATTTTATCAGCTTCGTTCGGGCATCCGTGTTACGCAGGAAAACGTCGCTAAAGACAAGAATACCGTTTTTATTCTATTTGATCCCGGGTGTAGTCATTGCCAACATGAAGCTACGGAGCTTGAAAAGAATATTGATCGTATAAAAGACGTCAATATTTATTATATTTCCATGAATGATCCGGCCTTAGTACTAGGTTTTTTTGACACCTTTGCACCTAAACTATCCAAAGCATCCAACGTAGAGGTATTGATTGATAAAGACCAAACGTTTATACAGACCATCCACGTACCTTCACAATTTCCCGCAAATTACGTCTATGGTGCGGACGGAAAACTAAAAGCACATTGGGAAGGTGAAAAAAATATTAACGAAGCAATAAGCCAATTTCATAAATAA
- a CDS encoding AI-2E family transporter yields the protein MKYKQINNNSINQIMLIVIILAICILIFTSLFYYLPGFLGAVTLYILFRKINFKLTEEKKWNKSFASILLILLTIIFLVGPLYLLINYMVPQVTEVISNKDDLIHKFDSIKTYFKDSPYLSNIDLSDTALMGTLQKAAKFIPNILNSVAEVGVNILVALFVLYFMLVSSKKLEQTIYQAIPFTQTSKAELWKEFDMMVKSNAIGIPILAICQGIVAGLGYWFFGLESPIFLGILTAVSTIIPILGTMVVYLPAALFLLANGQSGNAIGLALYGIIIIGSIDNVLRFTILKKLGDVHPLITVFGVLLGLNLFGMLGLIFGPLILSCVGVLLKVYSIEFGRSTPDIIQSTSLTDTKSRHDGPDIIE from the coding sequence ATGAAGTACAAACAAATCAACAATAATTCCATCAATCAAATCATGCTAATCGTCATCATATTGGCGATATGTATATTGATATTTACAAGCCTATTCTACTATCTCCCCGGTTTCTTGGGAGCAGTTACGTTATATATTCTTTTTAGAAAAATCAACTTTAAGCTGACTGAAGAAAAAAAATGGAATAAATCTTTTGCCAGTATTTTATTGATATTATTAACCATCATATTCTTGGTAGGGCCACTCTATCTGTTAATCAACTACATGGTACCTCAGGTAACAGAAGTCATTAGCAACAAAGACGATCTGATACACAAGTTTGATTCGATCAAAACGTACTTTAAAGACAGCCCCTATCTAAGCAATATCGATCTTTCTGATACCGCCTTAATGGGAACGCTTCAAAAAGCAGCTAAATTTATACCCAATATTCTGAATTCCGTTGCGGAAGTTGGTGTCAATATACTGGTGGCGCTATTTGTGTTGTATTTTATGTTGGTTAGCAGCAAAAAACTAGAACAAACCATTTATCAAGCGATCCCTTTCACCCAAACCAGTAAAGCCGAGTTGTGGAAAGAGTTTGACATGATGGTAAAATCCAATGCAATTGGCATCCCGATTTTGGCCATATGCCAAGGTATTGTAGCGGGTCTTGGCTATTGGTTCTTTGGCTTAGAGAGCCCGATCTTTCTGGGAATTCTTACGGCAGTTTCCACTATAATCCCAATTTTGGGAACTATGGTGGTGTATCTGCCCGCAGCGCTTTTTCTACTGGCGAATGGACAGTCCGGAAATGCAATAGGTCTTGCCTTATATGGTATCATTATTATTGGTAGTATTGATAATGTACTTCGATTTACCATATTGAAAAAGTTGGGTGACGTTCATCCCTTAATAACGGTATTCGGTGTTTTGCTGGGATTAAACCTATTTGGTATGCTGGGATTAATATTTGGTCCACTAATCCTATCTTGTGTTGGCGTGCTACTGAAAGTGTACAGCATTGAATTCGGACGAAGTACACCTGATATTATTCAATCTACCTCATTGACAGACACAAAGTCCAGGCATGACGGTCCTGACATCATAGAATAA
- the gap gene encoding type I glyceraldehyde-3-phosphate dehydrogenase produces MLNIAINGFGRIGRNTLRNIFLREAFDELQVIAINDLTDTKTLAHLFKYDSVHGPFPGTVTHDEKHIIVNGLSILVTNEKDPAALPWQELQIDVVIESTGYFTSRDKAALHLEAGAKKVIISAPAQDKDIPTVVLGINDSVIDLSASILSNASCTTNNVAPLVKILDEKWGIRDGYITTVHSMTGDQNLHDAPHKDLRRARAASSAIIPTTTGAAKAITNVFPHLQNKLGGAGIRVPVLNGSLTDFTCTLEKETTVEEINKAFKAAAENELKNVLFYTEDPIVSVDIINNPYSCVFDAQLTSVVGGLVKVVGWYDNEFGYSNRLVDLLIKIDRLV; encoded by the coding sequence ATGCTAAACATAGCAATCAATGGATTCGGACGCATCGGTCGGAATACACTACGTAATATTTTTTTACGGGAGGCTTTCGATGAACTGCAGGTCATTGCCATCAATGACCTGACAGATACGAAGACCTTAGCCCACCTATTTAAATACGATTCTGTACATGGTCCTTTTCCTGGCACCGTGACACACGATGAAAAACATATTATTGTCAATGGTCTTTCCATCTTGGTTACCAATGAAAAAGATCCTGCAGCACTGCCTTGGCAGGAGCTTCAAATTGATGTTGTCATCGAATCTACAGGGTATTTCACCAGTCGTGACAAAGCGGCTCTCCACCTGGAAGCTGGTGCAAAAAAAGTGATTATCTCCGCCCCGGCACAAGATAAAGACATTCCAACAGTGGTATTGGGCATTAATGACAGTGTCATTGATCTATCCGCTTCGATTTTATCCAATGCTTCCTGTACGACAAACAATGTTGCTCCACTTGTTAAAATATTGGATGAAAAATGGGGCATCAGAGATGGCTATATTACCACGGTTCATTCCATGACGGGAGATCAGAATCTTCACGACGCACCACATAAAGATTTAAGGAGAGCGCGGGCAGCATCGTCGGCGATCATTCCAACAACTACTGGTGCCGCTAAAGCGATTACCAATGTTTTTCCGCATCTGCAGAATAAACTTGGCGGAGCCGGGATACGTGTACCCGTACTCAATGGTTCATTGACGGACTTTACCTGTACGCTCGAGAAAGAAACCACCGTAGAGGAAATCAATAAAGCGTTCAAAGCTGCAGCAGAAAACGAATTAAAAAACGTATTATTTTATACAGAAGACCCTATCGTTTCGGTCGATATTATCAATAACCCCTATTCATGTGTATTTGATGCGCAGTTAACCTCGGTGGTGGGCGGTCTGGTCAAAGTTGTGGGCTGGTATGACAATGAATTTGGTTATTCCAATCGTTTGGTTGACCTTCTGATCAAGATCGACAGGCTCGTATAA